Genomic window (Tautonia rosea):
ATGCCAGAGCCGACACAAAGAATGATGCGTTTTGCCGCAAGTTCTTTTCTTGGAAGCGACTTAAATTTTTTCTCAAGTTTTCGGGAAGTGGCCCGATCGGGGTGCTTTTGTACAGATTTCTTTCCCAAGTGTTCCCAAACGTTCCCTTCAATGCTCAAAATTCCCTCCCTTGGCCCACAAGATGAGAAGCGGCGAGCACACCTGAGGAGAAACGGGAAGTTTCGGGAGGTCTGAGGGGCGGTCGAGAGGAGACCAGTGGGGTCAAAATGGGGGCAGTGAGGACTTGAACTGGTCGAAACCGGGGCAAGGTGGGCGCGAGGCGCCATTCCTCCGGGCGGGCGGATCGGTCACAATGGCGCTCTCGAACGGCTCTGGAGGCCGGGGCTGGTGCGTTGAGCAGGCCTTTTTCTGGGATCGGATGGACGTGTCGACCCGTGGGCATTGGCAGCGGTGGAAGAAACCGGCGATCCGAGGGGTGAAGTTCGCGCTCGGAGCGCTGATCGTCTGGATGGTCGCCCGGTCCTTGTTCGGAGCCTGGGACGATCTCAGAGCGTACGGAGAAACTCTGGAACCGAGTCTTCCCTGGCTGATCGTCTCGGCCGGGGTGTATTTGCTGGGGCTTTCCTGTTTCGGGAACTTCTTTACCCGGATCATGGCTCGGAGCGAGACTCCGGTGCGGCTGGCGCCGGGGCAGCGGGCGTACCTGATCGGGCACCTGGGAAAATATGTGCCTGGCAAGGCGTTGGTGGTGGTCTTGCGGGTTGGCCTGCTCGTTCCTTACGGGGCCAGGGCGGCGACGGCGGCCTTTGCGACGCTGTACGAAACCCTGGTGATGATGGCGACCGGTGGGATTTTGGCCGGTTGGATTTTCGTGATCTGGCCGGGGCCTCCGATCGAGGTGCCGATGGGAGGGGGGCGATCGGTGTCGGTCCCCTTGGCGGCGCTCTCGATGGGAATCGGCATTCCGTTGCTCATTCTGGCCGAGGCTCGTGTCTTCCCAAAACTGGCGATGACCGCAAGCATCCCGTTTCCGGGGGTGCATCGAGACG
Coding sequences:
- a CDS encoding lysylphosphatidylglycerol synthase domain-containing protein — its product is MALSNGSGGRGWCVEQAFFWDRMDVSTRGHWQRWKKPAIRGVKFALGALIVWMVARSLFGAWDDLRAYGETLEPSLPWLIVSAGVYLLGLSCFGNFFTRIMARSETPVRLAPGQRAYLIGHLGKYVPGKALVVVLRVGLLVPYGARAATAAFATLYETLVMMATGGILAGWIFVIWPGPPIEVPMGGGRSVSVPLAALSMGIGIPLLILAEARVFPKLAMTASIPFPGVHRDALPRVSIALLAEGIGWSLLGWTLMGLSLVATIQGIEPGSLPMTGWPMAIAAVALATVAGFLVAIFPGGLVIREAVLTASLGPVLGAEPAIVAALMLRLVWVVAELAISGALMLLRPKRSVAEVVPPVPDSVAGSSPASRLPGS